The following proteins are encoded in a genomic region of Propionispora vibrioides:
- the bcp gene encoding thioredoxin-dependent thiol peroxidase, whose product MELLAPGSVAPDFSLLASNGQQVSLRQWLGKSVVLYFYPKDNTPGCTQEACEFRDAQSQLEAKQAIILGVSRDPITAHTKFIGKFNLPFLLLSDPDGVVAGQYGVWKEKNMYGKKVMGIERSTFIIDPQGVISHVFRKVKVAGHIEQVLKLL is encoded by the coding sequence ATGGAGTTATTAGCACCAGGAAGCGTTGCGCCGGACTTTTCTTTATTGGCTTCAAATGGTCAGCAGGTAAGTTTACGGCAATGGCTGGGAAAAAGTGTTGTTTTGTACTTTTATCCCAAAGATAATACGCCGGGATGTACGCAGGAAGCTTGTGAGTTTCGGGATGCACAGAGTCAACTTGAAGCAAAACAGGCGATTATTTTAGGTGTTAGCCGTGATCCTATAACAGCTCATACTAAGTTTATCGGTAAATTCAATTTGCCTTTTTTGCTATTGAGCGATCCGGATGGCGTTGTTGCAGGGCAGTACGGCGTGTGGAAGGAAAAAAACATGTATGGCAAAAAGGTTATGGGCATAGAGCGCTCAACGTTCATTATTGACCCGCAAGGCGTTATTTCTCATGTTTTTCGCAAAGTTAAGGTAGCTGGACATATTGAACAGGTGTTAAAGTTGCTTTGA
- a CDS encoding M48 family metallopeptidase, with the protein MDKTITLEDRTFLCHITYQKKRKTVQLKLTNSNSLDIVAPLGCQLATIEKIVVQKSKWILSRIAQLTALSAIPVNQHIQNGAALLYQGEIFQLRFSYNNTILPVYISGQEIVIALPDQSVSPEYIATQLRKWYGHAAARQLAHRTSCWSAKLKVCPKRISIKDQKTRWGSCSSSGTVSYNWRIIMAPPSVMDYLVIHELCHFLEPNHSHKFWSLVEKFSPTYRQERNWLKKNGPLLSRIL; encoded by the coding sequence ATGGATAAAACAATCACGCTCGAAGACAGGACATTCCTTTGCCATATCACCTATCAAAAAAAACGCAAAACGGTACAGCTTAAACTGACAAATAGCAACTCTTTAGATATAGTAGCTCCTTTAGGCTGCCAACTGGCTACTATCGAAAAAATAGTAGTGCAAAAAAGCAAATGGATTTTATCCCGCATCGCACAATTGACCGCATTATCCGCTATTCCGGTTAATCAGCATATCCAGAACGGTGCTGCTCTCCTCTATCAAGGCGAAATCTTTCAGCTCCGTTTTTCTTATAACAATACGATTCTACCGGTTTATATTAGCGGCCAGGAGATAGTAATTGCATTACCGGATCAGTCAGTCTCACCAGAATACATAGCCACTCAACTAAGGAAATGGTATGGACATGCAGCTGCCCGGCAGCTGGCCCATAGAACATCTTGTTGGTCCGCCAAACTTAAAGTCTGCCCCAAACGCATTTCCATCAAAGATCAAAAAACCCGCTGGGGCAGTTGCTCTTCCTCCGGCACGGTCAGTTATAACTGGCGGATTATAATGGCACCTCCCAGTGTAATGGATTACTTGGTCATTCATGAGCTATGTCATTTCCTCGAGCCTAATCATTCTCATAAGTTCTGGTCCCTGGTGGAAAAGTTCTCGCCAACTTACCGTCAAGAGCGAAATTGGCTGAAGAAAAACGGCCCACTATTAAGCAGAATCCTCTAA